In Fibrobacter sp. UWR2, the following are encoded in one genomic region:
- a CDS encoding peptidylprolyl isomerase: MKKIGLLSLTLGLLVSASFAAPVLMEGIAAIVDGKPIMRSEFLNNLYHFQETPEGSAMSEEQQKQYVLDKLIEEKVLLSRIDRDSIVVSDAEIDQRVTAHLTQLAASQNVNMATLEKAIRAQLGVSMAQYRDQLAKQIRSHVELQRVRQRHVGVVSPTKKEVDAFYKAYKDSLPRQYNCVQLSHIQLKIEPDSAIVDSVKHIAETLVDSLNLGIKFELLAKNHSQDSSAANGGDLGYFRRGLLDPAFERTLDQLKNGQYASTPVKTDRGWHIVRVIGRKEDGVRSAHILLRTIPTAADSARVLHIADSLRATIKTKEDFSAAAKKFSTDKSSNFAGGLLGWFQKNEMEPAYVDPVANLNVGEVSEPVEIDGSYHLFRLDDSRQIREFTLEEDYGKIEAMAATHLENEKLNALIKKWRDEVHIEIRMTE, translated from the coding sequence ATGAAAAAGATTGGTCTGTTGTCTCTTACGCTAGGTTTGCTTGTTTCTGCGTCTTTCGCTGCGCCTGTGCTTATGGAAGGCATTGCTGCGATTGTCGACGGTAAACCTATCATGCGTTCGGAATTCCTGAACAACCTTTATCATTTCCAGGAGACTCCCGAAGGTTCCGCAATGAGCGAGGAACAGCAGAAGCAGTATGTGCTCGACAAACTTATCGAGGAGAAGGTGCTGCTTAGCCGTATTGATCGCGATTCTATTGTCGTGAGTGATGCCGAGATTGACCAACGCGTGACGGCTCACTTGACTCAGCTTGCGGCAAGCCAGAATGTGAATATGGCGACTTTGGAAAAGGCCATTCGTGCACAGCTTGGGGTAAGCATGGCCCAGTACCGTGACCAACTTGCTAAGCAGATCCGCAGTCACGTGGAACTCCAGCGTGTCCGCCAACGCCATGTGGGTGTGGTGAGCCCGACCAAGAAAGAGGTCGATGCCTTCTACAAGGCCTATAAGGATTCTCTCCCGCGACAGTACAACTGCGTGCAGTTGAGCCATATCCAATTGAAAATAGAACCGGATTCCGCTATCGTGGATTCTGTGAAGCACATTGCAGAAACTCTTGTCGATAGCCTCAATCTCGGCATCAAGTTTGAGTTGTTGGCCAAGAACCACTCGCAGGATTCCTCTGCGGCAAATGGTGGCGATCTCGGCTACTTTAGGCGCGGTCTCCTGGACCCTGCGTTCGAAAGGACTCTCGACCAGTTGAAGAACGGACAGTATGCATCTACTCCGGTCAAGACAGACCGCGGTTGGCACATTGTCCGTGTGATTGGCCGTAAGGAAGATGGCGTGCGTTCGGCCCATATCCTGCTCCGCACGATTCCGACAGCGGCGGATTCCGCCCGCGTATTGCACATAGCGGATTCTCTCCGAGCCACGATCAAGACTAAGGAAGATTTCTCTGCAGCAGCAAAGAAGTTCAGTACAGACAAGTCGAGTAACTTTGCAGGAGGCCTGCTGGGCTGGTTCCAGAAGAACGAGATGGAACCTGCCTATGTGGACCCGGTGGCGAACTTGAATGTGGGCGAGGTCTCGGAGCCGGTGGAAATAGACGGTTCCTACCATCTGTTCCGTCTGGACGATTCCCGCCAGATTCGCGAGTTCACTCTCGAAGAAGATTACGGCAAGATCGAGGCAATGGCTGCGACGCATCTTGAAAACGAGAAACTGAATGCGCTTATCAAGAAATGGCGTGATGAAGTTCACATCGAAATCCGCATGACGGAATAG
- a CDS encoding glycoside hydrolase family 9 protein — MGFKVRYNHVGYTPVSPKVFLLAAEPACVPGKGFAPAFEVVSQSGSVVYTAAMSGQKVCDYTDEFIWKGDFSPVREPGRYKVRVTEGEKVLSESHLFEVSEGIAPELLRLTLKSFYFQRSGVELPADKAGKWARPAAHLDDCIEFHPSMNREGTWNAHGGWYDAGDYGKYIVNGGVSLATLLLAAEFTEKKMAAPGICFPANRSMDLPLFRKNLLDEIRFELEFFLRMQDTDGGVFFKVSPAHWDGFVTPTQSDESQKRQILGKSTTSTLNFAGALAQAHRVFESVDSAFAQQCLRAAIRAYAWAVENPDVTYPHNTEGSGGYGDDRYDDEFFWARAMLFREVCDGVKFCTDCERGSDCKLSPSSGNLRDLLLRDMEKCPPSLGLDWRDTQNLGWIALALQSRDLDLQVRARNTLKVVADEIVRLAGEDAYGLALRRFIWGSNGDIANHALTLFLVNSWSPSSTYVDCAKRMLDFIFGKNPVERCFVSGAAWSSPKFLHHRICHSDGIDEPIPGLVAGGINADRQDMHRFPHYPGAQPGFSYTDERVSFASNETAINWNAPLVAALYFCVCE; from the coding sequence ATGGGCTTTAAGGTGCGTTATAACCATGTCGGGTATACTCCGGTTTCGCCGAAGGTGTTCTTGCTGGCGGCAGAACCTGCCTGTGTTCCGGGAAAGGGGTTTGCTCCTGCTTTTGAAGTGGTTTCGCAGTCCGGTTCGGTAGTGTATACGGCGGCGATGTCCGGCCAGAAGGTATGCGACTATACCGATGAATTTATCTGGAAAGGCGATTTTTCACCTGTTAGGGAGCCCGGGCGTTACAAGGTCCGTGTGACAGAAGGTGAGAAAGTCCTTTCGGAATCGCATTTATTTGAAGTATCGGAAGGCATTGCCCCTGAACTATTGCGCCTTACGCTCAAGTCGTTCTATTTCCAGCGCAGTGGCGTAGAATTGCCTGCCGATAAGGCCGGCAAGTGGGCGAGGCCGGCGGCTCACCTGGACGACTGCATCGAATTCCACCCGAGCATGAATCGCGAGGGCACATGGAATGCGCATGGCGGCTGGTATGATGCCGGTGACTATGGCAAGTATATCGTGAATGGCGGCGTCTCGCTTGCTACGCTCCTGCTGGCGGCTGAATTTACGGAAAAGAAGATGGCGGCGCCCGGTATTTGTTTCCCGGCGAACCGCTCGATGGACTTGCCCCTGTTCCGCAAGAACCTGCTTGACGAAATCCGGTTCGAACTGGAATTTTTCCTGCGTATGCAGGATACGGACGGAGGAGTGTTCTTCAAGGTTTCTCCAGCTCACTGGGATGGCTTCGTGACTCCGACGCAGTCCGATGAATCACAGAAACGCCAGATCTTGGGGAAGTCGACCACCTCGACATTGAATTTTGCCGGTGCGCTTGCTCAGGCACACCGCGTGTTTGAAAGTGTAGATTCTGCTTTTGCACAGCAGTGCCTTAGGGCGGCTATCCGGGCGTATGCCTGGGCGGTTGAAAATCCCGATGTCACCTACCCGCACAATACCGAAGGTAGCGGTGGCTATGGTGACGATCGTTACGATGATGAATTTTTCTGGGCTCGTGCCATGCTTTTCCGAGAAGTCTGTGACGGGGTGAAGTTTTGCACGGATTGCGAAAGGGGGTCCGACTGCAAGCTATCTCCTTCGTCTGGGAACCTGAGGGATTTGCTCCTTCGCGATATGGAAAAGTGCCCGCCATCGCTTGGGCTAGACTGGCGCGATACGCAGAACCTGGGCTGGATTGCCCTCGCATTGCAGTCGCGCGACCTCGATTTGCAGGTACGTGCCCGCAATACGTTGAAGGTCGTTGCCGACGAAATCGTACGCCTTGCCGGCGAGGATGCCTATGGCCTTGCTCTGCGCCGGTTTATCTGGGGCTCTAACGGCGATATTGCGAACCATGCGCTCACGCTATTTTTGGTGAATAGCTGGAGCCCTTCTTCTACTTATGTGGATTGCGCGAAGAGAATGCTCGATTTTATTTTTGGCAAGAACCCTGTGGAACGCTGCTTTGTGTCCGGAGCTGCCTGGAGTTCCCCGAAATTCCTGCATCACAGGATTTGCCATTCCGACGGTATCGACGAACCCATTCCGGGGCTTGTCGCGGGCGGAATCAATGCCGACCGCCAGGACATGCATCGTTTCCCGCATTATCCGGGCGCGCAGCCGGGATTCTCGTATACCGACGAGCGAGTATCTTTCGCAAGTAACGAGACCGCAATAAACTGGAACGCCCCTCTTGTGGCTGCACTCTATTTTTGTGTTTGCGAGTAA
- the hrpA gene encoding ATP-dependent RNA helicase HrpA — MTLKITYPELPVVEHREEFFEMLEKHQVVIVKADTGSGKSTQLPKFLLEWFDGKTAGEQGEKAGFKIGVTEPRRLAAISIADRLREELKDETLVSTKIRFWEQGQSDAPIKVMTDGILLQEFRRDRLFRQYSAIVIDEAHERSLNIDILLGIFKSVLHERPEFKLIVASATLDAKLFEEFYDNSCVLEAEGRTFPVDVEYFFDGGLAARTALDTSGKGDSGLLDEARDAILDLETRHRDHLLCFLPTERDIQDLAGELAHELDSATFDILPLYGRMSPDEQRRIFRHTEKTRVVLATNIAETSLTIPGIAYVVDTGTARISRYNAQSRIQGLPVEDISKASARQRTGRAGRVKPGVCIRLYSPEDFEKRDEFTEPEIRRSNLANVVLQLRSLGLELENFPFLQSPPHSAFRGAYKTLFELGALTADNASGHVTKLGREMTRLPMDVALSAVLLRARDAGVLQPALIVCSALSIQDPRVVPSEEPERTRIRQLHRKFAGHKSDFLTFICMWNAFCAEWDGKTWNKLRKFCDKNSLHFLRCREWIDLYEQFGRILDVKFENRVCPLDSFHRDNLHIALLSGFLGGIALRDMENGCYRLVSGRETHVFPGSDLYGKSAEWLFSAEVRETSRIFLNKAAEIKPEWIMQVAEPFCTRRWYAPTWNQERGFVEAVEEVSFRGLVISRGHRVDYARVNPGECAEIFWREAVVLGQMARPFAFMTHNERVVEDLHALEARKRQFGLAPSEDALVDYYVRIAHEVNSIKTLKDYIREHTDQFLKFDAKFWLDQSETGVSYTDTGFSNRAFDALAKGDKKKTAKPQEPSLGGSLEQFRIEGLDGSCRMVVGEMVFDAMRDCDGITLDLPYDMLPQVTPATLALSIHQWREWMAESVIREMPKTAKKQLEGRRTFIDDAFCDKLKENPYKAPLLLLYEVFAGIKQLDCDIPTVTPEKENHLRIHARIFKQGFAEKFATEINPEWGSFRLFAAVRPVLVTFGIDFALGDMRFGWRLGESALMAPAESAFWQTFRKRVEGRAQSGAGNRTQPDADSALIVDRLNMLETGGLYSDGFKTALKSWALKSLTADELDANRCVRFSGLEYSRGKKIRDFRNLAASTRSEDEEIRLALVRATYESALLGAETFVKFWNMLKEFSVAMRQGTDHARDALAASPSKSELSQILSLYGSNKETTLFERLSALCGIVRLNAASLDACNSPARPELSVRDLREKFRPFLKARFMKDHELKNARDILSKMERMQQDDSEYPELYLQASAMLEDFEILKFKRKGDDAEEIVEEDALAKLKGRFGRLK; from the coding sequence ATGACTCTAAAAATCACCTACCCAGAGCTTCCTGTCGTTGAACATCGGGAAGAGTTCTTCGAGATGCTCGAGAAGCATCAGGTGGTGATTGTAAAGGCAGACACCGGTTCGGGCAAGTCGACGCAGTTGCCGAAGTTTTTGCTGGAATGGTTCGATGGTAAGACCGCGGGTGAGCAGGGCGAGAAGGCTGGTTTCAAAATTGGTGTGACGGAACCTCGCAGGCTTGCGGCGATTTCCATTGCGGATCGCCTGCGTGAAGAATTGAAAGACGAGACGCTTGTCTCCACTAAAATTCGCTTCTGGGAACAGGGCCAGAGCGACGCCCCCATCAAGGTGATGACGGATGGCATTTTGTTGCAGGAATTCCGCCGCGACAGGCTCTTTAGGCAGTATTCTGCCATCGTGATTGACGAGGCGCATGAACGCTCGTTGAACATTGATATTTTGCTCGGCATTTTCAAGTCGGTTCTGCATGAGCGCCCGGAATTCAAACTGATTGTGGCCTCCGCGACGCTCGATGCCAAACTCTTCGAGGAATTTTACGACAACAGCTGCGTGCTCGAAGCCGAGGGAAGAACGTTCCCGGTGGATGTGGAATACTTTTTCGATGGCGGTTTGGCGGCGCGGACTGCGCTCGACACCAGCGGCAAGGGCGATTCCGGCCTTTTGGACGAGGCCCGCGATGCGATTCTCGATTTGGAAACGCGCCACCGCGATCACCTGCTTTGTTTTTTACCGACGGAACGCGACATCCAGGATTTGGCGGGCGAACTTGCGCACGAACTGGATTCCGCGACCTTCGACATCCTGCCGCTTTACGGGCGCATGAGCCCCGACGAACAGCGCCGCATCTTCAGGCATACGGAAAAGACCCGCGTGGTGCTTGCGACGAACATCGCGGAAACTTCGCTCACGATTCCGGGAATCGCCTATGTGGTGGATACGGGTACGGCCCGCATTTCTCGCTACAACGCACAGTCAAGAATCCAGGGGTTGCCCGTCGAGGACATCTCGAAGGCGAGTGCCCGGCAGCGCACAGGGCGTGCGGGGCGCGTAAAGCCCGGTGTGTGCATTCGCCTCTATTCTCCCGAGGATTTCGAGAAGCGGGACGAGTTTACGGAGCCGGAAATCCGGCGGAGCAACCTCGCGAACGTAGTCTTGCAACTGCGTAGCCTCGGGCTGGAACTCGAAAATTTCCCGTTCCTGCAGTCGCCGCCGCATTCGGCGTTCCGCGGCGCGTACAAGACGCTTTTTGAACTCGGCGCGTTGACCGCCGATAATGCTAGCGGGCATGTGACCAAGTTGGGCCGCGAGATGACGCGCCTCCCGATGGACGTGGCGCTCTCGGCGGTGCTTTTGCGGGCGCGCGATGCCGGCGTATTGCAACCCGCGCTCATTGTCTGTTCGGCCTTGAGCATCCAGGACCCGCGTGTGGTGCCGAGCGAGGAACCGGAACGCACCCGCATTCGCCAGCTGCACCGCAAGTTCGCGGGCCACAAGAGCGATTTCCTTACGTTCATCTGCATGTGGAACGCCTTCTGCGCCGAATGGGATGGCAAGACCTGGAACAAGTTGCGTAAGTTCTGCGACAAGAACAGCCTGCATTTCTTGCGGTGTCGCGAATGGATCGATCTGTACGAACAGTTTGGGCGCATCCTCGACGTGAAATTCGAGAATCGCGTGTGCCCGCTCGACAGTTTCCACCGCGACAACCTGCACATCGCCTTGCTTTCGGGATTCCTGGGCGGCATTGCGCTCCGTGACATGGAAAACGGCTGCTACCGCCTGGTGAGCGGCCGCGAGACGCACGTGTTCCCGGGCAGTGACCTTTACGGCAAGAGCGCGGAATGGCTTTTTAGTGCCGAGGTGCGCGAGACGAGCCGCATATTCCTCAACAAGGCTGCCGAAATCAAGCCCGAATGGATTATGCAGGTGGCGGAACCTTTCTGCACGCGTCGCTGGTATGCGCCCACATGGAACCAGGAACGCGGTTTTGTGGAAGCGGTGGAGGAGGTGAGTTTCCGCGGGCTCGTGATTAGCCGCGGCCATCGCGTGGATTATGCCCGCGTGAATCCCGGTGAATGTGCCGAGATTTTCTGGCGCGAGGCCGTAGTGCTTGGCCAGATGGCGCGACCCTTCGCGTTTATGACGCACAACGAACGCGTCGTCGAGGATTTGCATGCGTTGGAAGCCCGCAAGCGCCAATTTGGGCTTGCTCCGAGCGAAGATGCCCTGGTGGATTACTACGTGCGCATTGCGCATGAGGTGAATTCCATCAAGACGCTCAAGGACTACATCCGCGAACATACCGACCAGTTCCTGAAATTCGATGCGAAGTTCTGGCTGGACCAGAGCGAAACGGGCGTAAGCTATACGGATACGGGTTTCAGCAACCGCGCATTCGATGCCCTGGCGAAGGGTGACAAGAAGAAAACGGCAAAGCCGCAGGAACCCTCTCTCGGAGGCTCCCTCGAGCAGTTCCGCATCGAAGGGCTCGACGGTTCCTGCCGCATGGTAGTGGGCGAGATGGTTTTCGATGCGATGCGCGACTGCGACGGCATCACGCTTGACTTGCCTTACGACATGCTCCCGCAGGTGACGCCCGCGACGCTTGCGCTTTCTATCCACCAGTGGCGTGAGTGGATGGCGGAATCCGTCATCCGCGAGATGCCAAAGACGGCGAAGAAGCAACTGGAAGGCCGCCGCACGTTTATCGATGACGCCTTCTGCGACAAGCTTAAGGAAAACCCGTACAAGGCACCGCTATTGCTTTTGTACGAAGTCTTTGCCGGCATAAAACAACTCGATTGCGACATCCCGACGGTTACGCCCGAAAAGGAAAACCACCTGCGGATTCATGCGCGAATCTTCAAGCAGGGTTTCGCGGAAAAGTTTGCGACCGAAATCAATCCCGAGTGGGGAAGTTTCCGGCTGTTTGCAGCGGTGCGACCCGTCCTCGTGACGTTCGGTATAGACTTTGCGCTCGGCGACATGCGCTTCGGCTGGCGTCTCGGGGAATCGGCGCTGATGGCTCCGGCAGAATCCGCCTTCTGGCAGACCTTCCGCAAGCGCGTGGAAGGCCGCGCGCAGTCCGGTGCCGGCAATCGCACGCAGCCCGATGCCGACTCCGCCCTTATTGTCGACCGTCTGAATATGCTCGAGACGGGTGGCCTCTATTCTGACGGCTTCAAGACAGCGCTCAAGTCGTGGGCATTGAAGTCGCTTACTGCCGATGAATTGGATGCGAACCGATGCGTGCGCTTCTCGGGTCTCGAGTATTCCCGCGGCAAGAAAATCAGGGACTTTAGGAACCTCGCTGCGAGTACCCGCAGCGAAGACGAGGAAATCCGGCTGGCGCTGGTGCGTGCTACGTACGAGTCCGCTCTTCTCGGTGCCGAAACCTTCGTGAAGTTCTGGAACATGCTAAAGGAATTTTCCGTGGCGATGCGTCAGGGAACTGACCATGCCCGCGATGCGCTGGCAGCATCTCCTTCCAAGAGCGAACTGTCGCAAATTCTCTCGCTTTATGGTTCGAACAAGGAAACAACTTTGTTCGAAAGGCTGTCTGCCCTTTGCGGAATTGTTCGGCTGAATGCCGCTAGTCTCGACGCTTGCAATAGTCCGGCCCGCCCTGAACTGTCGGTTCGCGACCTCCGCGAAAAATTCCGCCCCTTCCTCAAGGCCCGTTTTATGAAGGACCACGAATTGAAAAATGCCCGTGATATCCTTTCTAAAATGGAGCGCATGCAACAGGACGATTCTGAATATCCGGAACTCTACTTGCAGGCCTCGGCCATGCTCGAGGACTTCGAAATCCTTAAGTTCAAGCGCAAGGGCGATGATGCCGAAGAAATTGTCGAAGAAGATGCCTTGGCTAAGCTTAAAGGGCGTTTCGGTCGTTTGAAATAG
- the ftsE gene encoding cell division ATP-binding protein FtsE: MIHFTHVTKSYEDNWKALNNITFRINKGEFVFLTGHSGAGKSTVLKLIYMDERPDAERGGQVMVKFTGDCVYDSKSTPDSKIQAFRRKMGIIFQDFKLLPDRNVFENVALALRIVGTPGNKINAAVFDALALVGISQKRFAMPYTLSGGEQQRVAIARAMVHNPYVLLADEPTGNLDPKNAEEVFKIFKEINARGTTVVMATHNPDFYLNSPFRRLVLDHGELLTRDLI, encoded by the coding sequence ATGATTCACTTCACCCATGTCACGAAGTCCTACGAGGACAACTGGAAGGCGCTGAATAACATCACCTTCCGTATAAACAAGGGTGAATTCGTGTTCCTTACGGGACATTCCGGCGCGGGTAAGTCGACCGTACTTAAGCTGATCTATATGGACGAACGTCCGGATGCGGAACGTGGCGGCCAGGTGATGGTGAAGTTTACGGGCGACTGTGTCTATGATAGCAAGAGTACGCCCGATAGCAAAATTCAGGCTTTCCGCCGCAAGATGGGAATTATCTTCCAGGATTTCAAACTTTTGCCGGATAGGAACGTCTTTGAAAACGTGGCGCTTGCATTGCGTATAGTGGGGACTCCAGGCAACAAGATTAATGCGGCTGTATTCGATGCTCTCGCCCTGGTTGGAATTAGCCAGAAGCGCTTTGCCATGCCCTACACGCTTTCGGGCGGTGAACAGCAGCGTGTGGCAATTGCCCGCGCGATGGTGCACAACCCTTACGTGCTCCTGGCAGACGAACCGACTGGTAACCTTGACCCGAAAAACGCCGAGGAAGTGTTCAAGATATTCAAGGAAATCAATGCTCGTGGTACGACAGTCGTGATGGCGACCCATAACCCGGATTTTTACCTGAACAGCCCGTTCCGTCGCTTGGTCCTTGATCACGGTGAACTCCTGACGAGAGACCTGATTTAA